A single region of the Vagococcus teuberi genome encodes:
- a CDS encoding D-alanine--D-alanine ligase — MKIFLVYGGKSAEHDVSILSAFSILQAIYYNYYSVQLVYITQDGNWLKGRIYNEAPLNEDDLRLTIANAQPILPSDLKEGNAVIFPVLHGPNGEDGTIQGLFEVLNMPYVGAGVLASACAMDKIIGKQLFQQVGIPQLPYVAVTKNGYKDHQGEILAECEGSLIYPMFVKPANMGSSVGISKAESRDELIQAIDEAFRFDRRVIVEQGIEARELEIAVLGNDEIRTTLAGEIVKDVAFYTYESKYLDNKVELQIPADISGELQETLQYYARKAYQTLDGSGLSRCDFFLTANNEVFLNEVNTMPGFTPFSMYPLLWQNMGLNYGDLLEELIQLAKLRFEKKQQIEVEQL, encoded by the coding sequence ATGAAGATTTTTTTAGTATATGGTGGAAAAAGTGCTGAACATGATGTCTCAATACTGTCAGCATTTTCAATTTTACAAGCGATTTATTACAACTATTACTCTGTGCAATTAGTATATATTACTCAGGATGGTAACTGGTTAAAAGGACGCATTTATAATGAAGCGCCTTTAAATGAAGATGATTTACGTTTAACGATTGCTAATGCACAACCGATTTTGCCAAGTGATTTAAAAGAGGGGAATGCTGTGATATTCCCAGTACTCCATGGACCAAATGGAGAAGATGGAACTATTCAAGGATTATTTGAAGTTCTTAATATGCCTTATGTAGGAGCAGGTGTGTTAGCTAGCGCGTGTGCGATGGATAAAATCATCGGTAAGCAATTATTCCAACAAGTAGGTATTCCGCAGTTACCGTATGTGGCTGTAACAAAAAATGGTTATAAAGACCATCAAGGAGAGATTTTAGCCGAATGTGAAGGCAGTTTGATTTATCCAATGTTTGTTAAGCCAGCTAATATGGGGTCAAGTGTTGGAATTAGTAAAGCAGAATCTCGAGATGAATTAATTCAAGCAATAGATGAAGCGTTTCGTTTTGATCGTCGTGTCATTGTCGAACAAGGAATCGAAGCTCGTGAATTAGAGATAGCGGTTCTTGGTAACGATGAAATCCGAACAACTTTAGCTGGAGAAATCGTTAAAGATGTTGCTTTTTACACGTATGAGTCAAAATACTTGGATAATAAAGTGGAGTTACAAATTCCAGCTGATATATCAGGTGAGTTGCAAGAAACATTGCAATACTATGCTAGAAAAGCATACCAAACATTAGACGGCAGTGGGCTAAGTCGTTGTGACTTTTTCTTAACAGCTAACAATGAAGTCTTTTTAAATGAAGTGAATACAATGCCAGGATTCACACCATTTAGTATGTATCCTTTGTTATGGCAAAATATGGGCTTAAATTATGGCGATTTATTAGAGGAATTAATCCAACTAGCTAAATTACGTTTTGAAAAAAAACAACAAATTGAAGTTGAACAGTTGTAA
- a CDS encoding UDP-N-acetylmuramoyl-tripeptide--D-alanyl-D-alanine ligase gives MNLSVREIVAAVNGVNHAIQHEDQCVESVEFDTRKVIENSLFVPLKGARDGHDFIPQAIESGAFLVLSERELSEGVSYIKVEDTLVALQKLAQYFLEKVHPKVIGITGSNGKTTTKDMTEAVLSQHYKTYKTQGNYNNHIGLPYTILSMPEDTEMLVLEMGMDHKGEIEVLSNISKPDIAAITLIGESHIEYLGSRAGIAEAKMEITAGLKEDGVLIIPNDEPLLKRMIIDIPQTVDTFGIGTEATLSASILSETKVDTQFETNLFEGEVFSIPVLGGYNVKNALIALLIGHFFNVPVSKMKNGLATFDLTKNRTEWLKTNDGIDILSDVYNANPTAMKLVLDTFSALKLEGRKFIVLGDMLELGELSNQMHESVAEHISPKKIDQVYLYGEQMESLYNLLHERMPQGSIHFYRKTEKKEMMTHLSEKMQPKDTVFLKASNGMGLSEVVEFLLKSHE, from the coding sequence ATGAATTTATCAGTACGTGAGATTGTTGCAGCGGTTAATGGGGTAAATCATGCAATACAACATGAGGACCAATGTGTTGAGTCGGTAGAATTTGATACTAGAAAAGTGATTGAAAATAGTTTGTTTGTTCCTCTTAAAGGAGCAAGAGATGGTCATGATTTTATTCCACAAGCCATTGAAAGTGGTGCGTTTTTAGTATTATCAGAAAGAGAATTGTCAGAGGGTGTATCCTACATCAAAGTGGAAGATACATTAGTGGCGTTACAAAAATTAGCTCAATACTTTTTAGAAAAAGTTCATCCAAAGGTAATCGGTATAACAGGAAGTAATGGAAAAACGACAACAAAAGATATGACAGAAGCAGTATTGTCGCAACACTATAAAACATATAAAACACAAGGAAATTATAATAATCATATTGGCTTGCCTTACACGATTTTATCGATGCCAGAAGACACAGAAATGCTTGTTTTAGAGATGGGAATGGACCATAAAGGTGAAATCGAAGTGCTATCTAATATCTCAAAACCAGATATCGCTGCGATTACATTGATTGGCGAATCTCATATTGAGTATTTAGGTTCTAGAGCTGGTATTGCGGAAGCAAAAATGGAGATTACGGCAGGACTTAAAGAGGATGGCGTTTTGATTATCCCAAATGATGAGCCATTGTTAAAACGAATGATTATCGATATACCACAAACGGTTGACACTTTTGGTATTGGAACAGAAGCGACTTTATCTGCATCTATCCTCTCAGAAACGAAAGTTGACACACAGTTTGAAACCAATCTATTTGAAGGAGAGGTATTTTCAATTCCTGTTTTAGGTGGATATAACGTAAAAAATGCTTTAATTGCATTATTGATTGGCCACTTTTTCAATGTGCCAGTTTCAAAAATGAAAAATGGGCTGGCAACATTTGATTTAACTAAAAACAGAACAGAGTGGTTAAAAACAAATGACGGCATTGATATTTTAAGTGACGTGTATAATGCTAATCCAACTGCAATGAAATTAGTATTGGATACATTTTCAGCTTTGAAATTAGAAGGTAGAAAATTCATTGTATTAGGAGATATGTTAGAGTTGGGTGAGCTTTCAAATCAAATGCATGAAAGTGTCGCAGAACATATTTCCCCTAAAAAAATTGATCAAGTATATTTGTATGGTGAACAAATGGAATCACTTTACAATTTGTTACATGAGAGAATGCCACAAGGGTCTATTCATTTTTACCGAAAAACAGAAAAAAAAGAAATGATGACACATTTATCGGAAAAAATGCAGCCAAAAGATACTGTTTTTCTGAAAGCAAGCAATGGAATGGGACTGAGTGAAGTGGTAGAATTTTTATTAAAAAGTCACGAATAG